A part of Capsicum annuum cultivar UCD-10X-F1 chromosome 6, UCD10Xv1.1, whole genome shotgun sequence genomic DNA contains:
- the LOC107872869 gene encoding probable glutamate carboxypeptidase LAMP1 yields MLTTHSLQIGSAKWVEENWEILAARIVAYLNVDCAVQGGPFRASATPQLDDIIIEAAQQAFFIPALLAVQYKRILPSDAASGPISPMDATKFRDDNDPNDIL; encoded by the exons ATGTTAACAACCCACTCACTTCAGATAGGTTCAGCAAAATGGGTTGAAGAAAATTGGGAAATTCTAGCTGCAAGGATCGTCGCCTACTTGAACGTTGATTGTGCAGTTCAAGGGGGCCCTTTTCGAGCCTCTGCAACCCCGCAGCTTGATGATATAATCATAGAAGCTGCTCAGCAG GCTTTTTTCATTCCTGCTCTTTTGGCCGTGCAATATAAGAGAATACTG ccaagtgatgcgGCTAGTGGACCCATTTCGCCTATGGATGCAACTAAATTTCGTGATGATAATGATCCTAATGACATTCTTTGA